A single window of Macaca mulatta isolate MMU2019108-1 chromosome 17, T2T-MMU8v2.0, whole genome shotgun sequence DNA harbors:
- the LOC100426633 gene encoding LOW QUALITY PROTEIN: transmembrane protein 69 (The sequence of the model RefSeq protein was modified relative to this genomic sequence to represent the inferred CDS: substituted 1 base at 1 genomic stop codon) translates to MLRFIQKFSQASSKMLKCSFPVGLRASRTXTLSLKMSLQQNFSPFPRPWLSSSFPVYMSKTQCYHTSPCSFKKEKQALPARSPSTISYITDSPKPALYVTLAGLIPFVAPPLVMLMTKTYIPILAFTQMAYGASFLSFLGGIRWGFALPEGSPAKPDYLNLASSIAPLFFSWFAFLISERLSEAIVTVIMGMGIALHHEFFVLPHYPNWFKALRVVVTLLATFSFITTFVVKSIFPEKGHKRPDQV, encoded by the coding sequence ATGCTTCGCTTCATCCAGAAGTTTTCTCAAGCATCTTCAAAGATGCTGAAGTGCTCTTTCCCAGTGGGACTAAGAGCCAGCAGAACATAGACACTTTCTCTCAAGATGTCTCTCCAGCAGAACTTTTCCCCATTTCCAAGGCCTTGGCTTTCCTCATCATTTCCGGTGTATATGAGCAAGACACAGTGCTATCATACATCCCCCTGCAGCTTtaaaaaggagaagcaagcacttCCAGCCAGGTCACCAAGCACCATCAGTTACATAACTGACAGCCCAAAGCCAGCATTATATGTAACTCTGGCAGGACTAATCCCCTTCGTTGCTCCACCACTGGTCATGCTGATGACAAAAACTTATATTCCCATATTAGCTTTTACTCAGATGGCTTATGGAGCCAGTTTCCTATCTTTCTTGGGTGGGatcagatggggttttgctctacCAGAAGGTAGTCCAGCCAAACCAGACTACCTTAATTTAGCCAGCAGTATagctcctcttttcttttcatggtttgcctTCCTTATTTCTGAAAGACTTAGTGAAGCCATAGTCACAGTAATAATGGGTATGGGGATAGCATTACACCATGAATTTTTTGTCTTACCACATTATCCCAACTGGTTCAAAGCCCTGAGGGTAGTAGTCACTTTATTGGCTACTTTTTCATTTATAACCACTTTTGTAGTTAAAAGTATTTTTCCAGAAAAAGGACATAAGAGACCTGATcaagtataa